In Sus scrofa isolate TJ Tabasco breed Duroc chromosome 12, Sscrofa11.1, whole genome shotgun sequence, the DNA window CTGTGTGccaagggggtgggatggaggggggTGGGCAGAAGAGGGGCCCAGCCTAGAGGAACATCGGCTTCTCTGACCCTCGGCCACTAGGCACCACCGAGTGTTTGCTACTCTTTCCCTGCCTCTCACGCACCAGCATCCAAGTGGAAACCACACTGCTTGGCCTGTACAGGTATATGTTCCAAATCACACCCTGCCCTCAGAGCTCTCAACGATGAGGCAGGTAAGCGGGGTACTGGTGATGGACCCCCACACCTGGCTCTCAGGCCGGCAGAGATGCAGCCCAACAAGGTGTGACTTGGAGGAAGGGCTAGAAGGAGCAGTTTGGACAAGTCTCAGCCAGGGGACCACTCTGATTTACACTGAATGGCAGCCTGACTATTTCTGATGAATGaccctccctcctggcctcccccaggTGGTAAAAGGCCTTTCCGGCATGTTCCAACTATTAGGCAAGTCTGTTTGGAACCAAGTCTACTAATGCCCATTTCCGGCAAAAAGAGACAACCAAGCGTTAAAATCAGCATCTATTTCTTCCCTAAGTTTAGGTTCTTTAATAACCTAGCAGGTATCAAAATACTCTGAAAGCTAAACCACAGGAATGAGTGGGCCAGGCACAGTGCTAACAACCTGATGGGCACCATCTCACTTAAGCCTCAAAACCACCCTCCCAGGTAGACTGGCACGCCCACTTTACAGACGAGGAAGCTGCTGCGCAAATACTGCTCTCCCACGCACAGTTCCCATGGGACAGATCCAAGACTCAAGTTCACTGCATCTGCCCGCAGAGCCAGCTCACTTACAAATGGCACCTAATCCACCATGAGGAGCTCTTACCTTTGGTGAGTAACACTCTGCTGCAGCCTGCGCCAGCAGCAGATCTCAGAATTGTCCCCAGGTTCCCAGGGTCACGGAGATTGTCACAAATCAACAATAAGGGCAGTGTGTGGCGAAGCTGAGTCTCTGGGTATGTCATCTTAGCATGGTCAGGTTTGGCAAAAATCCCTGAGGAAACAAAAAAGGTAGTTCACTTGCCTGATGTGGGCATGGGGAATAATTtgacttttcattcatttgtcatTCTTTCCATATTCTCAATTACATACTAAATGAAAGAATTCTCTGATGGAAAAAGTTCAGTGCCCTCCTCTCCCTCATCACTGTTTTCAATCTTGGAGTGTAACCTTTCAGAGCACATGCTGTTCGCATCTACCTACATGTAGGTACATCCACCCATACATAAGTgccttttattcattaaaaaaaaaaaaaatcacactgtatGTAATTACTCTGTAATCTACTTATTTTGCTCTATAAGAAAATGTCTTGGAGAACTTAACTGTGTCAGCGTGTTTGTAGCTACCTTATTCTTTTAATGGTTGCATGTTATTTTGTGAAAAGaatgtatcacatttatttagttttcccCCAAATGACTGACACTTAGATATTTTCAACTTTTCCCTATTGTAAAAAACCCTGCAATGAACATCCCTGTATCAATGTGTGCACATGTCCAAATATTTCCCCAGGAAAAATGCCTGCATGTGAAATGGACAAACGGCGTGTTAGCAAATACTGCCAAACTGCCCACCCCACAGGCCAATCCCAGTTTATTCACAGCGAGAACACATAAACACCTGTACCTAACCCATCAGTGAAGGCAATGGAATGGTATCAGGCATCTCTGTGCTGCAAAAGATCTGGCACTTAAGAGACACAGattgaggagctcccgtcgtggcgcagcggaaataaatccgactaggaaccatgaggtttccggttccgtccctggccttgcccagtaggttaaggatccagtgttgccacaagctgtggtgtagcccggcggcaacagctccgcttagacccctagcccgggaacctctatatgccgagcttgtggccctaaaaagacaaaaagacaaaaaaaaaaaaaaaaagagtcacagatTGTGACCAGACCATTCAGTGGGACCTCAGAAGCCCATTAACCTCTAATTGAACAGCTGTgttaatgggaactccctaattctagAGGCCCCACTTACATTACTGGATTTTAGGAATGAGCCTGAAGTCTGACAGGCAGTCCTAGATcttatttatttctccatttcgCCCCCTCCTCAAATCTGAAATAAAACATGATAAGGATAAGCTAAacaatacatgtttttaaaagctatGAAATGATGAAAGCAGGCATAATGatgaaaggaggcagagaagtCCAGGCTGGGCTGGCCTCCGCTGACACACAGGCCCAAAGTAGCAAGCATGGTCAAAACAAGTGATGCTTTCACTGTAGCGTGGAGTagggagtggggagagatggCTAATGAAAGCACGGTCACTTAGAGTGGAGACTTCAGGATCCATGACTCCACCCTAGGGGGAGTTCTGACCACAGGGGCACAGATCCCTGTGATTTACTGGGAGAAACAAGAGGTAGTCCCCAGAATTTCCTCTCCCAATTAACAGCTGCACAGTGGGGCAGGAAATACACAAACAACTGGTAATGTGAGGCCCTGCCCTAAACATGAGAAAATCTTGAAGATAACACCTTCTGCCTCAAATATCCCTTACTATccaagaaaaatctccaaattcACTGCTATTCAATTTTCAGATCTTAAATatcaaaaacatataaagaattcagtctttcaaagaattttctTGCGGCACAgctgattaaggatccggcgttgtcactgcagtggctcaggtttgatccctggcctgggaacttttacatgcccaTGTCACAGgttcagtccaaaaaaaaaaaaatatatatatatatatatatgtatatatatatagccttcccaaatttagaaaaaagactTTCTAAGTGCCAACAAACAACACAGTCTATTAGGATTCTTAGTTGAATTCAATCAAATGAAGCCACGGTTTCCTGTTCAATGTGCTTAAGAGGGTGATAAATTGCAGCTTATTGCTCAGATCTGCTTCTAGAATAAGACAGTCAATGATACAGCATAGGTATCACCAAACTGGCAGAGGTTTTGTGGAAATGGAGGgtaagtaaatctttttttttttttttttttggtctttttgccttttctagggtcgctccctcggcatatggaggttcccaggctaggggtcgaatcggagctgtagctgctggtctacgccagagccacagcaacgcgggatccaagctgcgtctgcaacctacaccacaactcacgacaacgccggatccttaacccactgagcaaggcaagggatcaaacccaaaacctcatggttcctaggtgaattcgttaaccactgagccacaatgcaaactccaagtaaatctttttaataaacattttctcaatttttaactGGACATTAAAGATTGAAaaagtgacccccccccccgcaaaaaataAGGTCTGAAGGACAGTGATTATTCCTAGGGACCATAAAAAACTCATGACACAAATGACATAAAACTGGTTTCAGTTTCCACTGAAAATACAAGATGCACAGATTTGAGAACTATATTTTTCTGGGTGTCTTAACAAAAAGGTTAAGCACAGTGATACTTTGAATTCGGTTTAAATAAACTCTGTTGCGCTGAGACAACTAGGAACACATATCCCTGGGTCTCTACTTACTAGAGACACACTGgataaccactgacccatgattcCTTGTGGTGTTACTAGGTCGGACCAATCCTTGATATCCTCAAACTTCACCTTAATGAGGCTAACACCTTTAAGTTTCTCAATGGGTAGCTCCTTTATGTATTCTAGACGgctgaagaagaaaatttttgGCACAGCACCAGCCTTGAGAGCGTCTGCAATCAGCCTACGACCTTCCAGCAGGATCTTCCCTTGCTTTTCCCGAAATGGCCTGGATTTAACTATTGTCATCACACTACTGTGGgtggaaacaaaaagacaggTAATTACCAACATGCTCGTTACGGAGACACATCTAATTCTAACAGACATAAAGCCCTtcacagaaaaaggaacaaatgaacTAGAATTCCAGAAAGACACTTAATTCTGCCTTCCACGCAGAACAAAAACCAGCAGTTGTGCTTCAAAAAGTCCTCCAACCGGAGGAAAGAGGTCAATGCCTCGctgtgagaagggaagagaaacaagaaTATTCGACAAGCCTCAGGAACACATCACCTCAGCCTTTTGTCCCCGGGGAAAGCCTTATCGTAGCGAAGCCCCGACTCTTCCCAGGTGCTGGGCGTCTGGGATGCGGGAACCTGAAGCGGCTGATTCAGTCGCTGCTCGCGGGAACTGGCCTCCGCAGCCGCCTTCCGGGGCTGCTTCCCGGGCCCGGGCTTCCGCTCCACGGCCTGACCAGATGGAAACAGCACTTTCACCGGGCTCCGCCGCAGCGCCCGGACCCCGCGCCGCGCGCCGAGGTCCCGAGCTCGCGTTACCAGCAGCAATGTTCGCGTGGCCCAACCCACGCGCTGCACCAGCGCCGCCATCTTGCCCCGCACCTTGGGCTTCGTCTTGAAAGCGCGCCGGCGGCGGCTAGTGACGTCACCGGCAGCTGCGTCATCCGTGGGCGGTGCGGCGCCGTAAGCGTGAGAGGTGGGTGGTGTCCGCGGTCATGGCGACTCGCAGAGCTCTGCACTTCGTGTTCAAAGTGGGAAACCGCTTCCAGACTGCATATTTCTATCGTGATGTCCTGGGGATGAAGGTGCAGATGGGGCCGAGAGGGGCTGGCGTGCGAGAAGGGTGCGGGTGGCTGAGCCCCACCCGATCGGGCGAGGGGAGACACCGGTGTCATGTGAATTTCAGCCGGAACCCAGGTTCCGGACCTTAGCCCCGAGACTTCCCTTTGGCTCTGTGGGCCTCAGCTTCTGGAAGCATCGCGAGTGGCGGCTTGAGTTAGAAGAACTTTGAAAGCGGGCTTACACTTATTAGTCAGCGGCTGTGTGCCCGCACACGTCTTTCATTTAAGCTTATTCACAGATGTTTTTTCCTGACGCTTCCAATCTAttggaaaagaaagtaaacaaaaagtTATATAATACCCCTTGCAGTGAACTCTCCTAGTTTGGACCCTTTCGGCTTAGATATCAGCATATTCAGAGTTCAGCTTCTTTGGGGGCTGGTTTGAATGGTCTCTTTTGAATGGTCACCCACTCAGTTTATCTGAGTGAATGCTCCAACATTCCTCCCAAGAGTCCAGATCTAAGTGTGAAGTCAGAACCCATTCTCCTCTGCAATACCTGGAAGTGGGTTGTCTCCAGCTCTGAGCAGCTGCGATTGATTCTGCAGGGATCGCCTGAGTGGCTAGGGCAGGTGGAAGCCATGGGGAAGCTCCCGATAAGCAGGGATTTTAGATGTTATCAGTGGAAAGAAAAACGCACGACCTAAAGTttttgaattaagttttatttggggacctGACTGAGGACTATAGCTtggaagacagcctctcagataactGAGGAACTGTTCtgaaggggtgggagaggagctagaatatatatgagatttttttactGGGGGGGGACCCAAAATTAGGTAGTCGAACATCAAAAGAATACTGCTAGTCACAGAAACGGACAACTCAAGTTGatggttttagtgcttttctgtgtatgggaagatggGTTCTGGgttcattgaaattattccttaaaggagttctcattttcttttctttcttttttttttttttttttttctttttatggccccacctgtggcatatggaagttccttggccagggattgagtccgagCCTTTAACTCACTCTGCCGGGCAGGGGATTGATCccccacctccacagtgacccaagccactgcatttggaCTTTTAACCTGCTGGGCAGTAGCAGGAACTCTTTagaggagttcttttgtggcacagcaggttaaggattgggcagaGTCACTGCAGCGACTCTGGTCGttgctcctgtggctcaggtttgatcgctggcctagCATCCGCATGCCGTGGGCGTGGACCCCCAAAAAGAAATTattccttagatatgcatcttaaGTATCTAGTTCCAGTATTGAAAACAGAATGCttcttgtttttctccatcctgaattcctctCAAGATGCACTGCTGGTGGGTGACTTCCGTAGCTGATGATTTGGCCCTTTTAGAAATGGAATGGTGGACGACATTCTTTGTATATAATTTGTGATTTATTGTAGACACTGCAGGAAACGTGGAGCACAAAGGGagtcagtttttttaaataacacgCATTTCATGGTTTTGTGTTGAGCGTTGGTGACAAAGATGAAAATAACCTTGGTATTCATCCTCAGTTACAGCTCCTGAGATGAGGGTGGAAACTGGATTTGTACATTGCTAATGGGTACGGAATTGAAATTTGTTAGAAAATCAGAGTTCTCCCTTAatgtgtttcctcattgattaaAGTGTGGTTGTAAAGATTAAACACCTTATTATGTGTAGTATTTGACACATTGTATATACCGTATGTTAGCTACTATTATTATAACAATACAGCAGGAGAGATTTAACTCTAATCTGGGACCTCAGGAAATAATTCATGGAGACTTTGCCTTTGAGCAGACCTCAAAAGATAGGTAGGATTTCCACAGACCTAGATTAGAGGGAAGAATGTACTGGAAAAACTG includes these proteins:
- the MRM3 gene encoding rRNA methyltransferase 3, mitochondrial isoform X1 — translated: MAALVQRVGWATRTLLLVTRARDLGARRGVRALRRSPVKVLFPSGQAVERKPGPGKQPRKAAAEASSREQRLNQPLQVPASQTPSTWEESGLRYDKAFPGDKRLSSVMTIVKSRPFREKQGKILLEGRRLIADALKAGAVPKIFFFSRLEYIKELPIEKLKGVSLIKVKFEDIKDWSDLVTPQGIMGIFAKPDHAKMTYPETQLRHTLPLLLICDNLRDPGNLGTILRSAAGAGCSRVLLTKGCVDAWEPKVLRAGMGAHFQVPIINNLDWETVPKYLPTDTRVYVADNCGLYAQAQARASTKASDYGWVCDRRAKLHQYEEEGEDVESGASKGWLPELQVQTYDADWTEAPAAVVIGGETHGVSLESLQLAESTGGGRLLIPVVPGVDSLNSAMAASILLFEGKRQLRVRAEHLSRDRGCH